A genomic window from Silene latifolia isolate original U9 population chromosome Y, ASM4854445v1, whole genome shotgun sequence includes:
- the LOC141630613 gene encoding uncharacterized protein LOC141630613 → MLFLESDFAKGCPIEKVDRYLIWLRAHKSENGDMTDYVKEVEKKIEAINKDVKAGVFVPKGREDILAKALGKAEHPGRVRGVPNGIGIKEYFGKAPKNPTPTQLKEKISTLEEQLKETQLMMLKFWQTGERPSEEVLARFMDAITKSTQGNGASMEAAQSQAREEPSSGDESGEESPDDEPSHTEKSVQPSTKEPLSNEVFRTPVATIPKIPISPLEAWKNCILSLPGKPIVASGLVYMSRNGEFVSVHGASLSNGFKKVTIKKVYGGSENTLLPVPVGDLKILNDAKGSFVQWPQNNIHSPNEVISFVDG, encoded by the exons ATGCTTTTTTTAGAAAGCGACTTTGCAAAGGGATGCCCAATAGAGAAAGTTGATCGTTATTTAATTTGGCTAAGGGCTCACAAGTCCGAGAATGGAGATATGACCGATTATGTTAAGGAAgtggaaaaaaaaatt GAAGCAATAAACAAAGACGTCAAGGCAGGAGTATTTGTTCCCAAGGGACGAGAAGATATACTCGCTAAGGCGCTTGGCAAGGCTGAACATCCTGGTCGTGTTCGAGGAGTTCCTAATGGCATAGGCATAAAAGAATATTTTGGGAAAGCTCCCAAAAACCCAACTCCAACACAGTTGAAAGAGAAG ATAAGTACTTTGGAAGAGCAATTGAAAGAAACACAATTGATGATGTTGAAGTTCTGGCAAACGGGTGAGCGACCAAGTGAAGAAGTATTAGCTCGTTTCATGGACGCGATAACTAAGAGTACACAAGGAAATGGTGCATCTATGGAGGCGGCTCAATCACAAGCTAGAGAGGAGCCATCTTCTGGAGATGAGTCTGGAGAGGAGTCGCCCGATGATGAGCCATCTCATACGGAGAAATCAGTTCAGCCATCTACTAAGGAGCCGCTCTCTAATGAGGTTTTCCGTACTCCAGTGGCCACCATTCCAAAGATTCCTATCTCACCACTAGAG GCTTGGAAAAATTGTATATTATCATTGCCGGGGAAACCGATAGTGGCTTCAGGGTTGGTGTACATGTCACGTAATGGGGAGTTTGTTTCCGTTCACGGCGCCTCCCTAAGTAATGGTTTTAAAAAAGTCACAATCAAGAAAGTCTACGGTGGATCCGAAAATACTTTGTTGCCGGTGCCTGTTGGCGACTTGAAGATATTGAATGATGCTAAGGGCTCATTTGTTCAATGGCCACAAAATAATATTCATAGTCCTAATGAGGTAATTTCATTTGTTGACGGCTAA